The Methylomonas koyamae genome has a segment encoding these proteins:
- a CDS encoding PIG-L deacetylase family protein, with amino-acid sequence MTKTQIVSVIAAHPDDEILGCGGVIADHVAKGDQVHVLILAEGITSRDGMADRGKCQADLSELAKSAHKANDILGVTSLTLQNLPDNRMDSLDRLDVIKMVEAFVQANASTIVYTHHAGDVNIDHRRIHEAVVTACRPIPGQRVSTLLFFEVASSTEWQPPVSAPVFAPNWFVDISAHLPSKLAALNAYASEMRPWPHARSVQALEHLARWRGATIGVAAAEAFILGRYIHKADR; translated from the coding sequence ATGACGAAAACGCAGATCGTATCGGTTATCGCCGCCCACCCGGACGATGAAATTCTCGGGTGCGGCGGTGTCATCGCCGACCACGTCGCCAAAGGCGACCAGGTTCATGTGCTGATTCTGGCAGAAGGCATTACCAGCCGAGACGGCATGGCCGATCGCGGCAAATGCCAGGCCGATTTATCCGAGTTGGCCAAATCCGCCCATAAGGCCAACGATATCTTGGGGGTTACGTCGCTGACCCTGCAAAACCTGCCCGACAACAGGATGGATTCGCTGGACAGGCTGGATGTGATTAAAATGGTAGAGGCCTTCGTGCAAGCCAATGCGTCCACTATCGTCTATACCCACCACGCCGGCGACGTGAATATCGATCACCGCCGTATTCACGAGGCTGTAGTCACTGCTTGCCGGCCGATCCCCGGCCAACGCGTGTCGACCTTGCTGTTCTTCGAAGTGGCGTCCAGCACCGAATGGCAGCCGCCTGTATCGGCACCGGTATTTGCGCCGAATTGGTTCGTCGATATTTCCGCCCATTTGCCATCGAAGCTCGCAGCCTTGAATGCCTATGCCAGCGAGATGCGGCCTTGGCCTCACGCCCGTTCCGTGCAGGCGCTGGAACATCTGGCCCGCTGGCGGGGGGCAACGATAGGCGTTGCCGCGGCCGAGGCTTTTATATTGGGCCGATACATTCACAAAGCGGATCGTTAA
- a CDS encoding class I SAM-dependent methyltransferase, translating to MSVKTKFKDWLYTNYPGSKQKVENFFADAPLLRKLLRVGFTPTFQGWGMSTFTHTPWGSATDLGDIEQAFNETCSQLTELVKSDGFKLTQFKPAERLSMLNSLMWRHYIVFWSATFAAKYAPRGTHNFVECGVCDGLTSFFALNAASRGGSDWGAYLYDAWEAMRGDLLLDSEKGNQGEYAYLNVDVTRANLAMFGERVRFNKGYIPESFAGSENPEAIVWMHIDLNSATPTIAALDFFWPRMVSGGVVLFDDYAWPGYEDTRNLILQWLKGKDGTLLPLPTGQALIFKR from the coding sequence ATGAGCGTAAAAACCAAATTCAAGGATTGGCTGTATACAAACTATCCGGGATCGAAGCAAAAAGTGGAAAACTTCTTTGCCGATGCGCCGCTGCTGCGGAAATTGTTACGCGTCGGCTTTACCCCAACTTTTCAGGGCTGGGGCATGTCGACGTTTACCCATACGCCGTGGGGCAGCGCGACCGATTTGGGCGACATAGAGCAGGCGTTCAACGAAACCTGTAGCCAGTTAACGGAATTGGTTAAAAGCGACGGTTTCAAACTGACCCAATTCAAACCGGCCGAACGCTTGAGTATGTTGAATTCGTTGATGTGGCGGCATTACATTGTCTTCTGGAGCGCCACTTTTGCCGCCAAATACGCACCGCGCGGGACGCATAATTTCGTCGAATGCGGGGTTTGCGACGGCCTGACTTCGTTTTTTGCATTGAATGCGGCATCCCGCGGCGGCTCCGACTGGGGGGCTTACTTGTACGACGCCTGGGAGGCAATGCGCGGCGATTTATTGTTGGATAGCGAGAAGGGCAACCAAGGCGAATATGCGTATTTGAACGTCGACGTGACTCGGGCCAATCTGGCCATGTTCGGCGAGCGGGTGCGCTTCAACAAGGGCTACATTCCAGAATCGTTTGCCGGCTCCGAGAATCCCGAGGCGATCGTGTGGATGCATATCGATTTGAATTCGGCGACGCCGACCATCGCCGCGCTCGACTTTTTCTGGCCGCGCATGGTATCGGGCGGGGTCGTGTTATTCGACGATTACGCCTGGCCCGGTTACGAAGACACCCGCAATCTGATCCTGCAATGGTTGAAAGGCAAGGACGGTACGTTGTTGCCGTTGCCTACCGGGCAAGCGCTGATCTTTAAACGCTAA
- a CDS encoding ATP-binding cassette domain-containing protein, which yields MRFLMLVFRIIPENWHRRFFGLVALYLLLGVFEMLGVASIMPFVALLSDPAALTKSSTGQLFALVSPVPLEQIPVHVVGLVVLFLFVFGNVLGLASMWLSIRFSARLGVRLAGELSLSFFARGLPFLRSQNPTIHANYVVREIDRAVSGGILQLCLIVSKTFQVALVVVLLALVSPLFSAVFGLAAIVMYSLFFRVLRKKMAGAGEAILHATGNATRAATDLFASAKEVLVRGNLDYFVGGLCGWLDEYHHADQVSRVYPMVPKYLIELLAFSMLLSLPIYRSWSGGEYRSLVPFIALFAYAGYRLLPNLQQVYASLSILKFNAAAVEYLGQCLAEARARSASATRIEQFGQSIVFENVAYTYPASDAPALAGVSLAIAAGEKVAIVGVSGSGKSTLLDLILGLVPAASGSIAIDGVELADQRLSWATELVGYAPQAPLILGASVAENIAFGIPADMIDQRRCREVADFAMAGDVVANLPRGMATVLGGDGVALSGGEAQRISIARALYHDPQIVVLDEPSSALDPVLSARLFEKLCATGFNKTVVAVTHNWDVLPGFDKIVLMDSGRLVAIGSYAEVAPLVDELRKREPAEV from the coding sequence ATGCGTTTTTTAATGCTGGTTTTCAGGATCATTCCGGAAAATTGGCATCGGCGTTTTTTTGGCTTGGTCGCTTTGTATCTGCTGTTGGGCGTATTCGAGATGCTCGGCGTCGCCTCGATCATGCCCTTTGTCGCCTTATTGTCCGATCCGGCCGCGTTGACCAAATCCTCGACCGGCCAGTTGTTCGCATTGGTCAGCCCCGTGCCGCTGGAGCAAATACCGGTACACGTGGTGGGCTTGGTCGTGCTGTTTTTATTCGTGTTCGGCAACGTGCTAGGCTTGGCGTCGATGTGGTTGTCGATCCGGTTTTCGGCGCGGTTGGGCGTCAGATTGGCCGGCGAATTATCGCTGAGCTTTTTCGCCAGGGGCTTGCCGTTTTTGCGGTCGCAGAATCCGACGATTCACGCCAACTATGTGGTCAGAGAAATCGATCGGGCCGTCTCGGGCGGCATTCTGCAATTGTGCCTGATCGTCAGTAAAACCTTTCAGGTGGCCTTGGTAGTAGTGCTGCTGGCATTGGTTTCGCCGCTGTTTTCCGCGGTCTTCGGCTTGGCGGCCATCGTCATGTACTCGTTGTTCTTTCGCGTATTGAGAAAGAAAATGGCCGGAGCCGGCGAAGCCATTTTGCACGCTACCGGCAATGCCACCCGCGCCGCGACCGATTTGTTCGCGTCGGCCAAGGAAGTGTTGGTGCGCGGTAACCTGGATTACTTCGTCGGCGGTCTGTGCGGCTGGTTGGATGAATACCACCATGCCGATCAGGTTTCCCGGGTGTATCCGATGGTGCCGAAATACCTGATCGAGCTGTTGGCGTTCTCGATGTTGTTGTCGTTGCCGATCTACCGTTCCTGGAGCGGCGGCGAATACCGTTCCTTGGTGCCGTTTATTGCGTTGTTCGCCTACGCCGGTTACCGCTTGCTGCCCAATTTGCAACAGGTTTACGCCAGTTTGAGCATACTGAAATTCAATGCTGCGGCGGTCGAGTATCTCGGCCAATGTTTGGCGGAAGCCAGGGCGCGGTCGGCGTCCGCCACTCGCATAGAACAGTTCGGACAGAGCATCGTCTTCGAAAACGTCGCTTACACCTATCCGGCCAGCGACGCTCCGGCGCTGGCCGGCGTCTCGTTAGCGATCGCTGCCGGCGAGAAGGTGGCGATCGTCGGCGTTTCCGGGAGCGGAAAAAGCACCTTGCTCGATTTGATCCTGGGTTTGGTGCCGGCGGCGAGCGGCAGCATTGCGATCGACGGGGTCGAACTCGCCGATCAGCGTTTGTCCTGGGCGACCGAATTGGTCGGCTACGCGCCGCAAGCGCCGCTGATTTTGGGAGCATCGGTGGCCGAGAATATCGCGTTCGGAATTCCGGCCGACATGATCGATCAACGCCGCTGCCGCGAGGTCGCCGATTTTGCAATGGCAGGCGACGTGGTCGCCAATTTGCCGCGCGGTATGGCCACGGTCCTGGGCGGAGACGGTGTGGCGCTTTCAGGTGGCGAAGCCCAACGCATATCGATTGCTCGCGCGCTGTACCACGATCCGCAAATCGTTGTGCTCGACGAGCCGTCCAGCGCCTTGGACCCGGTGTTGTCGGCCCGTCTGTTCGAAAAATTGTGCGCGACCGGCTTTAACAAAACGGTGGTCGCGGTGACCCATAACTGGGACGTCTTGCCCGGTTTCGATAAAATTGTCCTGATGGACTCCGGCCGATTGGTCGCGATCGGCAGCTACGCCGAGGTCGCGCCGCTGGTTGACGAGTTGCGCAAGCGCGAGCCGGCCGAAGTTTGA
- the rfbF gene encoding glucose-1-phosphate cytidylyltransferase: MKAVILAGGLGTRISEETVARPKPMIEIGGKPILWHIMKIYSAHGINEFIVCCGYKGYVIKEYFANYFLHMSDVTFDMQKNEMEVHHRYAEPWRVTLVDTGDDTMTGGRLKRVAAYLQNETAFCFTYGDGVADVDVSAAIRFHHSHGKLATVTAVQPAGRYGALDLAGTQVKGFMEKPKGDGGWINGGFFVLSPECVQYIDGDATHWEAEPLTRLAQQGQLMAFEHAGFWQPMDTLRDKNQLEELWQSGGAPWKVWHES, encoded by the coding sequence ATGAAAGCAGTCATTCTGGCCGGCGGGCTCGGTACCCGCATCAGCGAAGAAACCGTTGCCCGACCCAAACCGATGATCGAAATCGGCGGCAAGCCGATTTTGTGGCACATCATGAAGATTTACTCCGCGCACGGCATTAACGAGTTCATCGTTTGCTGCGGTTACAAGGGCTATGTGATCAAGGAGTATTTCGCCAATTATTTTCTGCATATGTCGGACGTGACGTTCGACATGCAAAAAAACGAAATGGAAGTCCATCACCGCTATGCCGAACCGTGGCGGGTAACGCTGGTCGATACCGGCGACGACACCATGACCGGCGGCCGCTTGAAACGGGTCGCGGCCTATCTGCAAAACGAAACGGCGTTTTGTTTCACCTACGGCGACGGCGTCGCCGACGTCGATGTCTCCGCTGCGATTCGCTTTCATCATAGCCACGGCAAACTGGCTACCGTCACCGCGGTGCAACCCGCCGGCCGCTACGGCGCATTGGATTTGGCCGGGACCCAGGTCAAAGGCTTCATGGAAAAACCGAAAGGCGACGGCGGCTGGATCAACGGCGGTTTCTTCGTGTTATCTCCGGAGTGCGTGCAATACATCGACGGCGATGCAACCCACTGGGAAGCCGAGCCGTTGACCCGTCTGGCGCAGCAGGGGCAGTTGATGGCTTTCGAGCATGCCGGCTTCTGGCAGCCGATGGATACGTTGCGCGATAAGAATCAGCTCGAGGAGTTGTGGCAATCCGGGGGCGCACCGTGGAAGGTTTGGCATGAATCCTGA
- a CDS encoding glycosyltransferase family 2 protein, with protein MATVSVGIVSYNRPELLKRAIESAVSQSYRDLEIIISDNGSTDPRVRHIIEQFAANDPRIKCLFHPVNQGAFFNFREALNAATGRYFIWLADDDYWCSEYLAHIAAKAGQSGAALTYGRCEIIDAEQGSDDRVVKEMATASSRLAAMANFVRLDTDAVFYGLFPTALGQRLAGLLRFWRIPPKLAAAWPFLEYNFVSYAFIFGLLSSGGYCNASSEHAVHFVGGRAPFPHSPTLGWRHLWLFLMYVSVHLQMAGRFAHAAYSAVSWPGVLFSPVAVGYLFCRRLGMILSQRLNTMKKV; from the coding sequence ATGGCAACTGTTTCCGTCGGCATCGTGTCGTATAACCGGCCGGAATTGCTGAAGCGGGCCATTGAATCGGCCGTGTCGCAAAGCTACCGCGATCTGGAAATTATCATCAGCGATAATGGCAGTACCGATCCCCGAGTCCGGCACATCATCGAACAATTCGCCGCTAACGACCCGCGCATCAAATGCCTGTTTCATCCGGTCAACCAAGGGGCGTTTTTCAATTTTCGTGAGGCGTTGAACGCCGCCACCGGCCGTTACTTCATCTGGCTGGCCGACGACGATTATTGGTGTTCTGAGTATTTGGCGCATATCGCGGCCAAAGCCGGACAGAGCGGCGCGGCATTGACTTACGGCCGTTGCGAGATCATCGATGCCGAGCAGGGTAGCGACGACCGTGTGGTCAAGGAAATGGCGACGGCTTCGAGCAGATTGGCGGCGATGGCCAATTTCGTGCGTCTCGACACCGATGCGGTTTTTTACGGTTTGTTTCCTACCGCATTGGGCCAGCGATTGGCCGGGTTGTTGCGCTTTTGGCGAATACCGCCGAAGCTGGCCGCGGCTTGGCCGTTTCTTGAATATAATTTCGTCAGTTACGCCTTTATTTTCGGCCTGTTGAGTTCGGGCGGATATTGCAATGCCAGTAGCGAACATGCCGTGCATTTCGTCGGCGGCAGGGCGCCGTTTCCACATTCGCCCACGCTGGGTTGGCGCCATTTGTGGTTGTTTCTGATGTACGTCTCGGTTCACCTGCAAATGGCGGGCCGGTTTGCCCATGCCGCGTATTCCGCCGTCAGTTGGCCAGGCGTGCTGTTCTCGCCGGTTGCGGTGGGTTACTTGTTTTGCCGCCGGCTCGGCATGATTTTGAGCCAAAGATTAAACACAATGAAAAAGGTCTGA
- a CDS encoding FemAB family protein, giving the protein MAESEHILGTRLPFDLDATLAAANLKARLYAVDRDSWRSAADRAEYVPVAYSRAMTDYQLAYWRDSAQEIFDLSLVLYQDKHPCGIWPLSLSVAAGARIGSNGDALLPPLFVAGLTANVRKKLLQGCLEIIDMLARKFDIGQWQSVDAFSNLSGISEWQHLALCRGASVNCSHELFIDLQPSVTEIKSGFRKSYRPLVSLGTKLWQISVLNSRDDNVWSEFKNLHREVAGKVTRSDDSWRLQHEAIASGDAFLVYLRDAAQRMVGGGFFQVTRDEGVYAVAAYDRALFDKPLGHAVQYRAVEEMKNRGIRWYKIGARPYPGDQPPPSAKELRIAEFKQGFASHIFPCYRLTSSICH; this is encoded by the coding sequence ATGGCGGAAAGCGAACACATTTTAGGTACGCGCTTACCTTTCGACCTCGATGCAACGCTGGCCGCTGCGAATTTGAAGGCCAGGCTTTATGCAGTAGATCGCGATAGCTGGCGCAGTGCGGCCGATCGCGCTGAATATGTGCCGGTGGCTTATAGTAGAGCCATGACCGACTACCAGTTGGCTTACTGGCGCGACAGTGCGCAGGAAATATTCGACTTGTCGCTAGTGCTTTACCAGGACAAGCATCCCTGCGGGATATGGCCGCTAAGCCTTTCCGTCGCCGCTGGTGCGCGCATCGGCAGCAACGGCGATGCGCTGCTGCCGCCGCTGTTCGTTGCCGGATTGACGGCAAATGTCAGGAAAAAGCTGTTGCAAGGTTGTTTGGAAATCATCGATATGTTGGCGCGGAAATTCGATATCGGCCAATGGCAATCGGTCGATGCGTTCAGCAATCTGTCCGGCATCAGCGAATGGCAGCACTTGGCGTTGTGCCGCGGTGCCAGCGTAAATTGTAGCCACGAGTTGTTTATCGATTTGCAGCCTTCCGTCACGGAGATCAAATCCGGCTTTCGCAAGAGCTACCGGCCCCTGGTGTCGCTCGGCACCAAACTGTGGCAGATTTCGGTTTTGAACAGCCGCGACGATAATGTCTGGAGCGAATTTAAGAATCTGCATCGCGAAGTCGCCGGCAAGGTTACCCGCAGCGACGATAGTTGGCGCTTGCAACACGAAGCCATAGCGTCCGGCGATGCGTTTTTGGTGTATCTGCGCGACGCCGCGCAACGCATGGTCGGCGGCGGATTTTTTCAGGTAACCCGCGACGAAGGCGTCTATGCCGTGGCCGCTTACGACAGGGCGCTATTCGACAAGCCCTTGGGGCATGCGGTGCAGTATCGGGCCGTAGAGGAAATGAAAAATCGCGGCATCCGCTGGTACAAAATCGGCGCCCGGCCCTATCCGGGCGATCAGCCACCGCCCAGCGCAAAGGAGTTGCGGATTGCCGAATTCAAACAGGGCTTTGCCTCGCATATTTTTCCGTGCTACCGCTTGACCTCTAGCATATGCCATTGA
- the rfbG gene encoding CDP-glucose 4,6-dehydratase, translating to MNPEFWRGKRVFVTGHTGFKGGWLTMLLHSLGAEVYGYALPPATEPSLFEEASVESLLAAHVLADIRDLPRLTAALDQARPDIVLHLAAQPLVRYSYREPVETFQVNVLGTVNLLEAVRRQSTVRAVVNVTTDKCYENREWLWPYRENEAMGGRDPYSASKGCAELVTAAYRASFLAQAGVHLASARAGNVIGGGDWAEDRLIPDALRALDRGEELVIRAPNATRPWQHVLEPLSGYLTLAEHLFEPGESFAEGWNFGPREQDAKPVAWLLGELAKCFPALNWRSEPSDLHEAHFLSLDSSKARQRLDWQPRWRLRIAIEKTAAWHQAWRNGEDMAEFSAGQIRDYRQVPHGDGLGAI from the coding sequence ATGAATCCTGAATTCTGGCGCGGCAAGCGAGTGTTCGTCACCGGCCATACTGGTTTCAAAGGCGGCTGGTTGACGATGCTGTTGCATTCGTTGGGTGCGGAGGTTTACGGCTATGCGCTGCCTCCGGCCACCGAACCGTCTTTATTCGAGGAGGCCAGCGTAGAGTCGTTGCTCGCCGCGCATGTGTTGGCGGACATCCGCGATCTGCCGCGTTTGACGGCGGCGCTGGACCAAGCCCGGCCCGATATCGTCCTGCATCTGGCTGCGCAACCGCTGGTGCGTTATTCCTACCGCGAGCCGGTCGAGACTTTTCAGGTCAATGTGTTGGGGACGGTAAATTTACTGGAGGCCGTGCGCCGGCAGAGCACGGTTCGCGCGGTGGTCAACGTTACCACCGATAAATGCTACGAAAACCGCGAGTGGCTGTGGCCCTATCGGGAAAACGAAGCCATGGGCGGCCGCGATCCTTATTCCGCCAGCAAAGGCTGCGCGGAATTGGTGACGGCCGCTTACCGGGCGTCGTTTCTGGCGCAGGCCGGGGTTCATCTGGCATCGGCCCGCGCCGGCAACGTGATCGGCGGCGGCGATTGGGCGGAAGACCGCTTGATTCCGGACGCCCTGCGCGCGCTGGACCGCGGCGAAGAATTGGTGATTCGGGCGCCGAATGCGACGCGGCCCTGGCAGCATGTGCTGGAGCCGCTGTCCGGTTATTTGACGTTAGCCGAGCATTTATTCGAGCCTGGCGAATCATTCGCCGAGGGCTGGAATTTCGGGCCGCGGGAACAGGACGCCAAACCGGTGGCTTGGTTGCTAGGCGAATTGGCGAAGTGCTTCCCGGCGCTGAATTGGCGCTCCGAGCCGAGCGATCTGCACGAAGCGCATTTTCTGAGTCTGGACAGCAGTAAAGCCCGGCAGCGTTTGGATTGGCAGCCGCGCTGGCGCTTGCGGATCGCTATCGAAAAAACGGCTGCCTGGCATCAGGCCTGGCGCAATGGCGAGGACATGGCGGAGTTCAGTGCCGGACAAATTCGGGATTACCGGCAAGTACCGCATGGAGACGGTCTTGGCGCAATTTGA
- a CDS encoding class I SAM-dependent methyltransferase: protein MNKKFQSTDFDSWLMARLNPKAGEDILDVGCGTGAQSIPFLKSVGPEGSVSALDIAADSVAELIRKSENSPNLSAAVSDMGKLADVIDRQFAVKQYDLAQSSYALYYSAERMAVLDTMRKHLKPNGRLAVFTPNAPHGMVEFVRQFADIPGGVDECMEFGPNVLEPYFRKHFWDVTVHFFHNVVRIPTVADFVSFYRSTTYYNASVEEQLGAVVENKITENGFFEYEKNGYLIIGQSQF, encoded by the coding sequence ATGAATAAAAAATTTCAGTCCACCGATTTCGACTCCTGGCTAATGGCGCGGTTAAATCCGAAAGCCGGCGAAGATATTCTGGACGTTGGTTGCGGCACCGGTGCACAGTCGATACCGTTCCTGAAAAGCGTTGGGCCGGAAGGCAGCGTTTCGGCGTTGGATATTGCCGCGGATTCGGTAGCCGAATTGATCCGTAAATCGGAGAACAGCCCCAATTTATCGGCCGCGGTTTCCGATATGGGCAAACTGGCGGACGTGATCGACCGGCAATTTGCCGTCAAACAATACGATTTGGCCCAGTCCAGTTATGCGTTGTATTACTCGGCCGAACGTATGGCGGTGCTGGACACGATGCGTAAACACCTAAAACCCAACGGCCGCTTGGCGGTGTTTACGCCAAACGCGCCGCACGGCATGGTCGAGTTCGTACGGCAATTTGCCGATATACCGGGCGGGGTAGACGAATGCATGGAGTTCGGGCCGAATGTGCTGGAACCGTATTTCAGAAAGCATTTCTGGGATGTCACCGTGCATTTTTTCCATAACGTGGTCAGAATTCCAACCGTCGCCGATTTCGTCAGTTTTTACCGCTCGACTACTTATTACAACGCTTCAGTCGAAGAGCAGTTGGGAGCGGTGGTCGAGAATAAAATCACCGAGAACGGCTTTTTCGAATACGAGAAGAACGGCTATCTGATTATCGGCCAGTCGCAATTTTAA
- a CDS encoding dTDP-4-dehydrorhamnose 3,5-epimerase family protein, translating to MAQFEVIATPLAGLKLIRRRCSEDSRGYFSRFFCAAELNAAGFSEPVAQINQTLTRRCGAVRGMHFQAPPHAEIKLVSCLRGRIFDVAVDLRRGSSTFLHWFGVELSAQNRESLLIPQGFAHGFQTLADDCELLYLHSTAYAPAAEGALHALEPRVAIDWPLAITEMSERDRQHPNLTSDFQGIEL from the coding sequence TTGGCGCAATTTGAAGTCATCGCGACGCCGCTGGCCGGATTGAAATTGATTCGGCGGCGCTGCTCGGAAGATAGCCGCGGTTATTTTTCCCGGTTTTTCTGCGCGGCCGAATTGAACGCTGCCGGCTTTTCCGAGCCGGTCGCCCAGATCAACCAGACTCTGACTCGCCGTTGCGGTGCGGTCAGAGGCATGCATTTTCAAGCTCCGCCCCACGCCGAGATCAAATTGGTCAGTTGTCTCAGGGGACGGATATTCGACGTCGCGGTCGATTTGAGACGCGGATCGTCGACCTTTCTGCACTGGTTCGGCGTGGAATTGTCGGCGCAGAACCGCGAGTCGCTGTTGATTCCGCAGGGTTTCGCCCACGGTTTCCAGACCTTGGCGGACGACTGCGAATTACTCTATCTGCACAGTACCGCCTATGCGCCGGCTGCGGAGGGGGCGTTGCATGCATTAGAGCCGAGAGTGGCTATCGACTGGCCGTTGGCGATTACCGAAATGTCGGAGCGCGACCGGCAGCACCCCAACTTAACATCCGATTTTCAAGGTATCGAGCTATGA
- the pseI gene encoding pseudaminic acid synthase, translating into MQIANRPIGTGHRPFVIAEMSGNHNQSLERALEIVDAAAKAGAHALKIQTYTADTITLDVGEGEFFISDPNSLWKGTSLHKLYQQAYTPWEWHKAIFDRCRELGMIGFSTPFDETAVDFLEELDVPCYKIASFENIHLPLIRKVAATGKPMIVSTGMATVAELDDTVRAAREAGCNDIVLLKCTSSYPATPENTNIRTIPHLRELFGCEVGLSDHTMGTGVAVASVALGASVIEKHFTLCRADGGVDSAFSLEPAEMATLVVETERAWQALGEISYGVTEAEKKSLQFRRSIYIARDIAAGETLTSENLRCVRPGMGLPPKYYGTLLGRKVNRDVKMGTPMSWDLLG; encoded by the coding sequence ATGCAAATAGCAAATAGACCTATTGGAACAGGCCATCGGCCTTTCGTGATCGCCGAAATGTCCGGCAACCACAACCAGTCGCTGGAAAGGGCGCTGGAAATCGTCGACGCTGCGGCCAAAGCCGGCGCGCATGCATTGAAAATCCAAACATATACCGCAGATACCATTACATTGGACGTCGGCGAAGGCGAGTTTTTCATTTCCGACCCGAATTCGTTATGGAAAGGTACCTCGCTGCATAAACTGTATCAGCAAGCCTACACACCGTGGGAATGGCATAAAGCCATTTTCGACCGTTGCCGCGAACTGGGGATGATCGGCTTCTCGACGCCGTTCGACGAAACTGCCGTCGATTTCCTGGAAGAGCTGGACGTGCCTTGCTACAAGATCGCGTCGTTCGAAAACATCCATCTGCCGTTGATTCGGAAAGTCGCGGCCACCGGCAAACCAATGATCGTTTCCACCGGCATGGCAACCGTAGCGGAATTGGACGATACGGTGCGGGCGGCGCGCGAGGCCGGCTGCAACGATATCGTGTTGTTGAAGTGCACCAGTTCCTATCCGGCGACTCCGGAAAACACCAATATCCGCACCATTCCGCATCTGCGCGAATTATTCGGCTGTGAGGTGGGTTTGTCCGACCATACCATGGGCACCGGCGTTGCCGTCGCCAGCGTGGCGTTGGGCGCCAGCGTCATCGAAAAGCATTTTACGCTGTGCCGCGCCGACGGCGGCGTCGATAGCGCATTTTCATTGGAGCCGGCGGAAATGGCGACATTAGTGGTCGAAACCGAACGCGCTTGGCAGGCCTTGGGCGAAATCAGCTACGGCGTAACCGAGGCCGAGAAAAAATCGCTGCAATTTCGCCGCTCTATTTACATTGCCCGCGATATCGCCGCCGGCGAAACCTTGACTAGCGAGAATTTGCGCTGCGTCAGGCCGGGCATGGGTTTGCCGCCGAAATATTACGGAACCTTGCTGGGGCGTAAGGTCAACCGCGATGTGAAAATGGGCACCCCGATGTCCTGGGACTTGCTCGGCTGA